In Buchnera aphidicola (Aphis nasturtii), the genomic stretch TCTTCTTTTATCCAAGAAAGCATTAAATAAGCTTTATTCCCATAAATAATTTCCCACTTTTTTGTAATTTCTCTGGCAATGACTATATGTCTATTTTCTCCAATTTCATTTATTATATCCTTGATAGTTTCAATTATTCTATGTTTTGATTCATAAAAAATCATTGTTCGTTTTTCTTTTTTTAATGAATTTAATAAATCACGTCTTAATTGTTTTTTAGAAGGAAGAAATCCTTCATAACAAAAACGATGTGTAGATAGTCCAGAAGCGATTAATGCAGTTATAGCTGCGCAAGGACCAGGAAGCGGAAGAATTTGGATATTAAAAAGATGGCATTTCTTAATTAGTAAATATCCTGGATCATTGATTAGTGGAGTTCCTGCATTAGATACTAAAGCAATTTTTTTCCCTTTTTTTAGTTCTTCAATTAAATTATTACTTTTTTGCGATTCATTAATTTTGTTAAAAGTTATTAAGATATTTTTTATATTAAAATGTTTTAGTAAAATATTAGTATGTTTAATATTTTCACATGCTATTAGATCAACTGATTTTAATGTTTCTAAAGCACGATAGGTAATATCAGATAAATTACCAATAGGAGTTGGTACGATATAAAGAATTCCAGTATTTTTAAATAAATTCACTTTTTTATCCAAATATATTTTATGTTTATTTTAATTAAAACGAAATTAATTATTTTATTATATAAACAATATTGAATTTAATCTTTTTATATTTAACTAAATAACAATACATTATTGCGAAAGGAAATCGAGTGAAAAGAGTCGTTATTACAGGATTTGGTATTATTTCTAGCATTGGAAATAATAAACAAGAAGTTTTAGCTTCTTTGTGTAATGGTCGTTCCGGAATAACATTTTCAGATCAAATGAAAGAATTAGGTATGCGTAGTCATGTATGGGGAAATATTAAATTAGAACATAAAAATATCATAAGTAAAAAAATGTCTCGTTTCATGACCGACGCCTCTATTTATGCTTTTTTATCAATGGAGCAAGCAATTAAAGATGCTAATTTAAAAAATAAACATTATCAAAAAAATTCTCGTGTTGGACTAATTGTTGGTTCAGGAGGAGGTTCTCGTAAAGATTATGTAAAAAATATAAATATAATAAAAAATCGTTATAGTTTTCGTTCTTTAAGTCCATATACCGCAATTAAATCTATGACATCTTCAATTTCTGCGTGTTTATCAACTATATTCAAGATTCATGGCGTAAATTACTCTATTAATTCTGCTTGCGCTACTTCTGGGCATTGTATTGGAAATGCTTTTGAATTAGTTAAATATGGAAAACAAGATCTTATTTTTGCAGGCGGTGGTGAAGAAGTAAGTTGTGAATTAGCTGCTGAGTTCGATTCAATGAAAGCGCTGTCTTCACATTTTAATAAAAATCCCATAAAAGCATCTCGTGTATACGATTTAAAACGAGATGGTTTTGTTATATCCGGAGGAGCAGGTATTGTCGTTATTGAAGATTTACATTCCGCACTTGCTCGTTCTGCTCACATTTATGCTGAAATTATTGGATATGCTGCAACATCTGATGGTGGTAATATAGTTATACCTTCTGGAGAAGGCGCGTTAAGATGCATGAATTTAGCAAAAGGGCAAAAAAAGTTATCTGTAGATTATTTAAATGTTCATGGAACATCAACTAAAATTGGGGATTTAATTGAATTAAAAGCAATTCAAAAATCTTTTTTAAATGAAAAAAAACCAATGATTTCAGCAACAAAATCTATAACTGGTCACTCTTTAGGGGCGTCTGGAGTCCATGAAATTATTTATACTTTATTAATGTTACAATATAATTTTATATCTCCTTCAATTAATATCGAAATATTAGATCCTTGTGCAAAAAATATGAATATTATTCAAAAAACTATTTCTAAAAAAATTACAATAGCAATGTCTAATAGTTTTGGATTTGGAGGAACTAATGTTTCTTTAATATTAAAAAGATACTAATTTTATAAAGTAAATATTATTTAAATTATATATTAAATATATGTATTATTAATAAGATAAAATTTACATTTTATATTTTTTGTATTTTACTACCTTTTAAATACCTTAATAATAAGAGTAACGTATAATGAATCAGTTAGAGTTATTAAGAAAATTTACGACAATCGTTGCAGATACAAGTGATATAGATTCTATTTGCAAATATAAACCTGAAGATGCAACTACAAATCCATCTTTAATATTAAAAGCAGTCAATTTAAATAAAAATAAAAAATTTCTTCATCAAGCAGTAGAATATGCTAAAAAAAAAGGAGGATCAAAACAAGAAAAATTAATAAATGCAACAGATAAAATTTTAGTTGATCTTGGTATAGAAATTTTAAAATATATACCAGGTTATATTTCTAGTGAAGTAGATGCTCGTTTATCTTTTAATCAAGATCATTGCATTTTAAAAGCAAATAAAATAATTAAAATGTATGAAGATCAAGGTGTTTCTAGAAAAAGAGTATTAATTAAATTAGCGGCTACATGGGAATGTATAAAAGCAGCGGAAGAACTAAAAAAAGATAATATTTTTTGCAATTTAACTCTTTTATTTTCTTTTGCTCAAGCGCGCGCTTGTGCGGAATCAAAAATATTTCTAATATCTCCTTTTGTTGGTCGTATTTACGATTGGTATGTAGCTCAAAATTTAATATCGAATTTTTCTTATAATGAAGATCCAGGAGTAATTTCTGTTCGTAAAATATATAATTTTTATAAAAAACATAATTATAAAACTATTATTATGGGTGCTAGTTTTCGAAATATTCAACAAATTTTGTTATTATCTGGATGTGACCGATTAACTATTGCTCCTATATTATTAAAAGAACTGGAATCAAATAATACAGTATTTGATAGAAAATTAATTCCACCTACTACTTTTGTAAATCCACCTATGCCTCTTTCCGAAGAAGAATTTCGATGGGCGCATAATCAAGACGAAATGGCTGTTCAAAAATTATCAGAAGGTATAAGAAATTTTGGAAAAGATCAAATTCTTTTAGAAGAAATTATTTCAAAATTAATATAAAAATTTCACAAAATATTAATTTATTTTTTATAAAATTAGAACTTGGGAAAAATTTATGTCTTTGGAAAAAAAATTATCGAATGCAATTCGTATGTTAAGTATAGATGCAGTTGAAAATGCAAAATCAGGTCACCCTGGGATGCCAATGGGAATGGCGGATATTGCAGAAGTATTATGGAGGAATTTTTTAAAACATAACCCAAAAAATCCTAAATGGAACAATCGAGATCGATTTGTTTTGTCTAATGGTCATGGTTCTATGTTGCTTTACAGTTTATTACATCTTACTGGATACGATTTATCAATAGAAGAAATTAAAAGATTTAGAAAGCTTAATTCTAAAACTCCAGGACATCCTGAAGTAGAAGAAACACCAGGTGTTGAAACTACTACTGGCCCTTTAGGTCAAGGTTTAGCGAATGCTGTAGGAATGGCTATTGCAGAAAAAACATTAAGTGCTTATTTTAATCGTTTACATTTTGATATAGTGAATCACTATACGTGGGTTTTTGTAGGAGATGGATGTTTAATGGAAGGAATTTCCCATGAAGTTTGTTCTTTAGCTGGAACATTAAAATTAGGGAAATTAATTGTTTTTTATGATAGTAATGGCATTTCAATAGATGGAAAAGTGTCAAATTGGTTTACAGATGATACAGTAATGCGTTTTCAGTCTTACAATTGGCATGTGATAGATAAAGTTAATGGTCATGATTCAAATGCTATAATGAAAAGTATTCAAGAAGCAATATCTATACAAGATCAGCCTTCTATAATTATTTGCAATACTATTATTGGTTTTGGATCACCAAACAAATCAGGAACATCAGAATCTCATGGTGCTCCTCTTGGAGAATCTGAAATTAATTTAACAAGAACAAATTTAAAATGGAATTATTTACCTTTTGAAATTCCCCAGGAAATTTATAAAAAGTGGAATTTCATTAAACAAGGATTAAAATTAGAAAAAGAATGGGATAAAAAATTTACTTTATATCAAGTAAAATACCCTGAACTAGCTAAGGAATATTTAAGACGCTTCAGAAAAGATTTACCTGATAAATGGCACGAAAAAACTAGTGAATATATTATTCAATTACAAAAAAATCCTAAAAATATAGCAAGTAGAAACGCCTCTCAAAATACTTTAGAAAAATTTGTAAGATTATTACCTGAGTTAATAGGGGGGTCAGCAGACTTATCACCTAGTAATTTAACTATTTGTTCATCTTCTAGTTCTATAGCAGAAAATACATCAGGAAACTATATTCAT encodes the following:
- the rsmI gene encoding 16S rRNA (cytidine(1402)-2'-O)-methyltransferase translates to MNLFKNTGILYIVPTPIGNLSDITYRALETLKSVDLIACENIKHTNILLKHFNIKNILITFNKINESQKSNNLIEELKKGKKIALVSNAGTPLINDPGYLLIKKCHLFNIQILPLPGPCAAITALIASGLSTHRFCYEGFLPSKKQLRRDLLNSLKKEKRTMIFYESKHRIIETIKDIINEIGENRHIVIAREITKKWEIIYGNKAYLMLSWIKEDENRYNKGENVIIIDGYKEFKNVNISDKIINTFTILRTVLSLKQSVLITSKIHKIKKNNLYQYAITNKDK
- the tal gene encoding transaldolase; translated protein: MNQLELLRKFTTIVADTSDIDSICKYKPEDATTNPSLILKAVNLNKNKKFLHQAVEYAKKKGGSKQEKLINATDKILVDLGIEILKYIPGYISSEVDARLSFNQDHCILKANKIIKMYEDQGVSRKRVLIKLAATWECIKAAEELKKDNIFCNLTLLFSFAQARACAESKIFLISPFVGRIYDWYVAQNLISNFSYNEDPGVISVRKIYNFYKKHNYKTIIMGASFRNIQQILLLSGCDRLTIAPILLKELESNNTVFDRKLIPPTTFVNPPMPLSEEEFRWAHNQDEMAVQKLSEGIRNFGKDQILLEEIISKLI
- the tkt gene encoding transketolase produces the protein MSLEKKLSNAIRMLSIDAVENAKSGHPGMPMGMADIAEVLWRNFLKHNPKNPKWNNRDRFVLSNGHGSMLLYSLLHLTGYDLSIEEIKRFRKLNSKTPGHPEVEETPGVETTTGPLGQGLANAVGMAIAEKTLSAYFNRLHFDIVNHYTWVFVGDGCLMEGISHEVCSLAGTLKLGKLIVFYDSNGISIDGKVSNWFTDDTVMRFQSYNWHVIDKVNGHDSNAIMKSIQEAISIQDQPSIIICNTIIGFGSPNKSGTSESHGAPLGESEINLTRTNLKWNYLPFEIPQEIYKKWNFIKQGLKLEKEWDKKFTLYQVKYPELAKEYLRRFRKDLPDKWHEKTSEYIIQLQKNPKNIASRNASQNTLEKFVRLLPELIGGSADLSPSNLTICSSSSSIAENTSGNYIHYGVREFGMTAIANGISHHGGFIPYTSTFLMFVEYARNAVRMAALMNTKHIFVYTHDSIGLGEDGPTHQPIEQLANLRMTPNIDVWRPCDQVETAIAWKFAIEKKAGPTALILSRQNLSQIDRNDEQLNNISYGAYILYDSKKPIDVIFISTGSEIAITLLAAKKIVSLGYSVRVVSMPSNNVFDRQKNTYKELVLPSYVTKRIAIEASIKDFWYKYVGIEGLIIGMETFGKSASADILFQKFGFTVENIVNQSKNFLEH
- a CDS encoding beta-ketoacyl synthase N-terminal-like domain-containing protein; its protein translation is MKRVVITGFGIISSIGNNKQEVLASLCNGRSGITFSDQMKELGMRSHVWGNIKLEHKNIISKKMSRFMTDASIYAFLSMEQAIKDANLKNKHYQKNSRVGLIVGSGGGSRKDYVKNINIIKNRYSFRSLSPYTAIKSMTSSISACLSTIFKIHGVNYSINSACATSGHCIGNAFELVKYGKQDLIFAGGGEEVSCELAAEFDSMKALSSHFNKNPIKASRVYDLKRDGFVISGGAGIVVIEDLHSALARSAHIYAEIIGYAATSDGGNIVIPSGEGALRCMNLAKGQKKLSVDYLNVHGTSTKIGDLIELKAIQKSFLNEKKPMISATKSITGHSLGASGVHEIIYTLLMLQYNFISPSINIEILDPCAKNMNIIQKTISKKITIAMSNSFGFGGTNVSLILKRY